The Natrinema salaciae genome contains a region encoding:
- the purL gene encoding phosphoribosylformylglycinamidine synthase subunit PurL, producing MSLADSDRELVVAELEREPTRAEAALFENLWSEHCAYRSSRPLLSAFDSEGEQVVVGPGDDAAVVALDEETYITLGIESHNHPSYVDPFDGAATGVGGIVRDTLSMGAYPIALADSLYFGEFDDDHSKYLFEGVVEGISHYGNCIGVPTVAGSVDFHADYEGNPLVNVACVGLTTEERLVTAEAQEPGNKLVLVGNGTGRDGLGGASFASEDLAEDAETEDRPAVQVGDPYAEKLLVEANEALVDEGLVESARDLGAAGLGGASSEMVAKADLGAHIELERVHQRESNMNAVEILLAESQERMCYEVEPENVDRVREIVERFDLGCSVIGEVTDGNYTCTFEGETVVDVDAYFLGEGAPMNDLASEPPEQPETDRPDVDLEDAFETVVSSPNTASKRWVYRQYDHEVGVRTSVGPGDDAAIIAVREAEQGLALSAGAAPNWTAVAPYEGARAVALENATNIAAKGATPLAAVDCLNGGNPEKPDVYGGFEGTVDGLAEMCETLSTPVVGGNVSLYNDSVAGPIPPTPTLAMVGSTDGYDAPPLSVESQGDLLLVGDLGLVTGEPRLGGSELLAQFGGSDAFPELPTDPAAVVETLAAVANDDATLAVHDVSHGGLAVALAEMVTEDAGLEVSIPSDDPAGALFHEQPGRALVQTESPKAVREAFDGIAPVVELGSATDDGRLTIDAGRTLTADAAEIRDRRATIERELE from the coding sequence ATGAGTCTTGCCGATTCGGACCGCGAACTCGTCGTCGCCGAACTCGAGCGGGAGCCGACTCGAGCGGAGGCGGCGCTGTTCGAGAACCTCTGGAGCGAGCACTGCGCGTACCGCTCCTCGCGACCGCTGCTGTCGGCGTTCGACAGCGAGGGCGAGCAGGTCGTCGTCGGGCCGGGCGACGACGCGGCGGTCGTCGCACTGGACGAGGAGACCTACATCACGCTGGGGATCGAGAGCCACAACCACCCCTCCTACGTGGACCCGTTCGACGGCGCGGCGACCGGCGTCGGCGGCATCGTCCGGGACACGCTCTCGATGGGCGCCTACCCCATCGCGCTCGCGGACTCGCTGTACTTCGGCGAGTTCGACGACGACCACTCGAAGTACCTCTTCGAGGGCGTCGTCGAGGGCATCAGCCACTACGGCAACTGTATCGGCGTTCCGACGGTTGCGGGCAGCGTCGACTTCCACGCCGATTACGAGGGGAACCCGCTGGTCAACGTCGCCTGCGTCGGCCTGACGACCGAGGAGCGCCTCGTCACCGCCGAAGCACAAGAGCCAGGGAACAAACTCGTCCTCGTCGGGAACGGGACCGGCCGGGACGGGCTCGGCGGCGCGAGCTTCGCCAGCGAGGACCTCGCGGAGGACGCCGAGACCGAGGACCGACCCGCGGTCCAGGTCGGCGATCCGTACGCCGAAAAGCTGCTCGTCGAGGCCAACGAGGCCCTCGTCGACGAGGGCCTGGTCGAATCGGCACGAGACCTCGGCGCCGCCGGCCTCGGCGGGGCCTCGAGCGAGATGGTCGCCAAGGCCGACCTCGGCGCGCACATCGAACTCGAGCGAGTCCACCAGCGCGAGTCGAATATGAACGCCGTCGAGATCCTCCTCGCGGAATCCCAGGAGCGGATGTGTTACGAGGTCGAACCGGAGAACGTCGACCGCGTTCGCGAGATCGTCGAGCGGTTCGATCTGGGCTGTTCCGTTATCGGCGAGGTCACCGACGGCAACTACACCTGTACGTTCGAGGGCGAGACGGTCGTCGACGTCGACGCCTACTTCCTCGGCGAGGGCGCGCCGATGAACGACCTCGCGTCCGAACCGCCCGAGCAACCCGAGACGGACCGCCCCGACGTCGATCTCGAGGACGCGTTCGAAACCGTCGTCTCGAGTCCGAACACCGCCTCGAAGCGGTGGGTCTACCGGCAGTACGACCACGAGGTCGGCGTTCGCACGAGCGTCGGGCCGGGCGACGACGCGGCGATCATCGCGGTTCGCGAGGCCGAACAGGGTCTCGCGCTTTCCGCCGGTGCCGCGCCGAACTGGACCGCCGTCGCACCGTACGAGGGTGCTCGCGCGGTCGCCCTCGAGAACGCGACCAACATCGCGGCCAAGGGCGCGACTCCGCTCGCCGCGGTCGACTGTCTCAACGGCGGCAATCCGGAGAAACCGGACGTTTACGGCGGATTCGAGGGGACCGTCGACGGGCTCGCCGAGATGTGCGAAACCCTCTCTACGCCGGTCGTCGGTGGGAACGTCTCGCTGTACAACGACTCCGTCGCGGGACCGATCCCGCCGACGCCGACGCTGGCGATGGTCGGTTCGACGGACGGCTACGACGCGCCGCCGCTGTCGGTCGAGTCCCAGGGCGACCTGCTCCTCGTCGGCGATCTCGGACTCGTGACCGGCGAACCGCGCCTCGGCGGCTCCGAACTCCTCGCACAGTTCGGCGGCAGCGACGCCTTCCCCGAACTCCCGACGGATCCAGCGGCCGTCGTCGAGACCCTCGCTGCGGTCGCGAACGACGACGCGACGCTCGCGGTTCACGACGTCAGCCACGGCGGGCTCGCCGTCGCGCTCGCCGAGATGGTTACCGAGGACGCCGGTCTCGAGGTGTCGATTCCGAGCGACGATCCGGCGGGCGCGTTGTTCCACGAACAGCCGGGACGCGCGCTCGTCCAGACGGAGTCGCCCAAGGCGGTCCGCGAGGCGTTCGACGGCATCGCACCGGTCGTCGAACTCGGCTCGGCGACCGACGACGGTCGACTCACGATCGACGCCGGTCGGACGCTGACGGCCGACGCGGCCGAGATCCGCGACCGCCGAG